The Corynebacterium camporealensis genome contains a region encoding:
- a CDS encoding flavin-containing monooxygenase: protein MTETKKTRTVIVGTGFAGLGMGAQLKRRGDDDFIIIERADEVGGTWRDNTYPGAACDVPSHLYSFSFRPNPNWSQFYAKSPEIHQYLKDVTEEEGLYPHIDFNANMADASWNDEEGRWYVTTPDTTYIAQFLITGTGHLADEAFPDVPGLDTFPGDKFHSARWDHSKNLEGKRIGVVGTGASAIQLVPDMEKIASELVVFQRTPSYVTPRMEHTYTEGEKRQFQRDPDAIPNLRATLFWTGENGFAARKGIPRFLEENRKVALDHLANQVEDPELREKLTPKYEPGCKRVLISNTYYPAIASEKTTLEDSALVRVDGSKAVAASGEEYELDALIFATGFEASEPPYAELIHGHDGLNLSEYWSQGMQAYQSITVANFPNLFSINGPNTSLGHNSIVYIIEAQIDYVLGAYDYIEKNQIATLEPTEEAEEGYADQLQSNAKGTVWLDGGCNSWYLDQRSGRLTLIYPDFAYAFRDHNGTFTPEGYTFDTLVPA from the coding sequence ATGACTGAAACTAAGAAGACTCGCACTGTCATCGTTGGCACCGGCTTTGCCGGTCTGGGCATGGGTGCCCAGCTCAAGCGCCGCGGCGACGATGACTTCATCATCATTGAACGTGCCGACGAAGTCGGTGGCACCTGGCGCGACAACACCTACCCAGGCGCGGCGTGCGATGTGCCCTCCCACCTGTACTCTTTCTCTTTCCGTCCGAATCCGAACTGGTCGCAGTTCTACGCCAAGAGCCCGGAGATTCATCAGTACCTCAAGGACGTAACTGAGGAAGAGGGCCTGTACCCGCACATCGATTTCAATGCGAACATGGCCGATGCTTCCTGGAACGACGAGGAGGGCCGCTGGTACGTCACCACTCCGGATACCACCTACATCGCACAGTTCCTCATTACTGGCACTGGCCACCTGGCTGATGAGGCTTTCCCGGATGTTCCGGGGCTGGATACTTTCCCGGGCGACAAGTTCCACTCCGCGCGTTGGGACCACAGCAAGAACCTCGAGGGCAAGCGCATTGGCGTCGTTGGCACCGGTGCTTCCGCTATCCAGCTGGTACCGGACATGGAAAAGATTGCCTCTGAGCTCGTCGTCTTCCAGCGCACCCCGTCCTATGTGACTCCGCGTATGGAGCACACCTACACCGAGGGCGAAAAGCGCCAGTTCCAGCGCGACCCTGATGCCATTCCGAACCTGCGCGCAACGCTGTTCTGGACCGGTGAGAATGGCTTCGCTGCACGCAAGGGCATCCCGCGCTTCCTGGAGGAAAACCGCAAGGTTGCTCTGGATCACCTGGCTAACCAGGTTGAAGACCCAGAGCTGCGCGAGAAGCTCACCCCGAAGTACGAGCCAGGCTGCAAGCGTGTGCTGATTTCCAACACCTACTATCCGGCCATCGCTTCGGAGAAGACCACCCTGGAAGACTCCGCCCTGGTGCGCGTCGATGGTTCTAAGGCAGTGGCTGCTTCCGGTGAAGAATACGAGCTCGACGCACTGATTTTCGCCACCGGCTTCGAGGCTTCCGAGCCACCATACGCGGAGCTCATCCACGGTCACGATGGCCTGAACCTGTCTGAGTACTGGTCTCAGGGCATGCAGGCTTACCAGTCCATCACCGTGGCAAACTTCCCGAACCTGTTCTCCATCAACGGTCCGAACACCTCGCTGGGCCACAACTCGATTGTCTACATCATCGAAGCCCAGATTGATTACGTGCTCGGTGCTTACGACTACATCGAGAAGAATCAGATCGCCACGCTCGAGCCAACCGAAGAAGCTGAAGAAGGCTACGCTGACCAGCTACAGAGCAACGCTAAGGGCACCGTGTGGCTCGATGGCGGCTGCAACTCCTGGTACCTGGATCAGCGCTCCGGTCGCCTGACCCTCATCTACCCGGACTTCGCCTACGCTTTCCGCGACCACAACGGCACCTTCACCCCGGAGGGCTACACCTTCGACACCCTTGTGCCGGCCTAA
- a CDS encoding alpha/beta fold hydrolase, whose translation MAAEEVMIPRTVTVDGREVTYYDSEDTRNHPDDVLVLIHGTGGNTAAHFGFLFPVLASRQRVVAIDWAQISEDKDLELDDLVNQCRGAIDQILPGKKIALLGYSLGAVVAAKIAADAPDLVERLLLVCGWARTDQQQQLRNSVWQALRQAPDDRALREYSVFCALGGPYLSFATPDQIEAGLGVFVFNSFIDQQMELNRHIDIAADVEKIQARTLVVGCTHDIMVPIRHQKALFGAIPDARFAEIGTGHGVVIERPSELSHHIQEFMDTPDKYAAGDIIPAPRP comes from the coding sequence TTGGCTGCAGAAGAAGTGATGATCCCCCGCACCGTGACCGTGGATGGTCGCGAGGTGACCTACTACGATTCCGAGGACACCCGGAACCATCCTGACGATGTGCTGGTGCTCATCCACGGCACTGGCGGCAATACCGCAGCGCACTTCGGTTTCCTCTTCCCGGTACTGGCATCGCGCCAGCGCGTGGTTGCTATTGACTGGGCACAGATCAGCGAGGACAAGGATCTGGAGCTGGACGACCTGGTCAACCAGTGCCGTGGCGCCATCGACCAGATTCTGCCGGGCAAGAAGATTGCACTCCTGGGCTACTCCCTGGGCGCAGTCGTAGCGGCCAAGATTGCTGCCGATGCCCCGGACCTCGTCGAGCGCCTCCTGCTCGTGTGCGGCTGGGCACGTACCGACCAGCAACAGCAGCTGCGCAACAGTGTGTGGCAGGCGCTGCGCCAGGCGCCCGATGACCGTGCCCTGCGCGAGTACTCCGTGTTCTGCGCGTTGGGTGGGCCCTACCTATCATTCGCTACCCCAGACCAGATTGAAGCCGGACTTGGTGTGTTTGTCTTCAACTCCTTCATTGACCAGCAAATGGAGCTCAATCGCCACATCGATATCGCAGCTGATGTGGAAAAGATTCAGGCACGCACCCTCGTGGTGGGCTGCACCCACGACATCATGGTGCCGATTCGCCACCAAAAGGCTCTGTTCGGTGCCATCCCTGACGCCCGCTTCGCTGAAATCGGCACCGGCCACGGTGTTGTCATCGAGCGCCCCTCGGAGCTGTCCCACCACATCCAGGAGTTCATGGACACTCCGGACAAGTACGCCGCCGGCGACATCATCCCTGCCCCGCGACCATAA